One window of Candidatus Methylomirabilota bacterium genomic DNA carries:
- a CDS encoding acyl-CoA dehydrogenase family protein — protein MITHTARDASTPVDIARALAPRIRARADEIEAARQLPPDLVLDIARAGLFKVALPEAEGGLGADILTTLRVIEEVARADGSTGWCLAMGINSFRQSAQFAPEVRRKLFHSDPVGVSAGSANPRGQAVAVPGGYRVTGHWLFASGCMHSSLLHGACKVFDGDTARLRPNGDQDVRIAYFHPKSIARIVDTWHVSGMRGTGSHDIIVEDVFVPEEHTFSALDRRARVTGPMNRMHGFDLAGCGFCCVGLGVARAAIDTFVELAQTKIPRSASGLLRDRVMVQAQVGEAEALLRSGRALLFEVVQEMWETVLAKEFVSEGQRSELRMAMTHAAQSAARATHMVCTAAGTTSIFNASPLERYARDAEVVTRHNQLQFVNYEAVGRTLLGLESNSPLF, from the coding sequence ATGATCACGCACACCGCTCGGGACGCCTCCACCCCGGTGGACATCGCGCGGGCGCTGGCCCCGCGCATCCGGGCCCGCGCCGACGAGATCGAGGCCGCGCGCCAGCTGCCGCCCGACCTCGTCCTGGACATCGCCAGAGCCGGGTTGTTCAAGGTAGCCCTGCCGGAAGCCGAGGGCGGGCTGGGCGCCGACATCCTCACCACCCTGCGCGTGATCGAGGAAGTGGCCCGGGCCGACGGCTCCACCGGGTGGTGCCTGGCCATGGGCATCAACAGCTTCCGCCAGAGCGCCCAGTTCGCGCCCGAGGTCCGCCGGAAGCTGTTCCACAGCGACCCGGTGGGCGTGTCGGCCGGATCGGCGAATCCCCGGGGACAGGCCGTCGCCGTGCCGGGCGGCTACCGGGTCACCGGGCACTGGCTCTTCGCCAGCGGCTGCATGCACTCGTCCCTGCTCCACGGCGCCTGCAAGGTGTTCGACGGCGACACGGCGCGCCTGCGGCCCAACGGCGACCAGGACGTGCGGATCGCCTATTTCCATCCGAAGTCGATCGCCCGCATCGTCGACACCTGGCACGTCAGCGGTATGCGGGGCACCGGCAGCCACGACATCATCGTGGAGGACGTGTTCGTCCCCGAGGAGCACACCTTCTCGGCGCTGGATCGCCGCGCCCGCGTCACCGGGCCCATGAATCGCATGCACGGCTTCGACCTGGCCGGCTGCGGCTTCTGCTGCGTGGGGCTGGGCGTGGCCCGCGCCGCCATCGACACGTTCGTCGAGCTGGCGCAGACCAAGATCCCCCGCTCGGCGTCCGGACTGCTGCGCGATCGGGTCATGGTGCAGGCCCAGGTGGGCGAGGCCGAGGCCCTGCTGCGCTCGGGACGGGCCCTGCTCTTCGAGGTGGTGCAGGAGATGTGGGAGACGGTGCTGGCCAAGGAGTTCGTCAGCGAGGGCCAGCGCTCCGAGCTGCGCATGGCCATGACCCACGCCGCCCAGAGCGCGGCTCGGGCCACCCACATGGTGTGCACGGCCGCCGGGACCACTTCGATCTTCAACGCCAGCCCGCTCGAGCGGTACGCACGCGACGCCGAGGTCGTCACCCGCCACAACCAGCTGCAGTTCGTGAACTACGAGGCGGTGGGACGCACGCTGCTCGGCCTCGAGTCGAACAGCCCGCTGTTCTAG
- a CDS encoding sodium:solute symporter family protein: MDRHVTQFLRPVDLAVVAAYLASMIAIGVLLAGRVKAYRDFFLAGRSLTTPILVCTLVSSYYGLDSLLGDSGDASREGVVVWFTYGRPYTIALLLTGVLLARRLAGRDALSLADLLGQHYGRPTQLAAAIASFLYALPVLAIMGLAAIGEVMFGLPLWLGACLGSAVSVVYVAMGGAWADVLTDTAQFAIMCVSLAVALPFILGAVGGFAGVRATLGEAAFAPLGSAPPLYTAAYALTAVSVLVEPLFYQRMLAARDSAAIRNAFLVGLLVWGAYDWATTSVGMAGGAMMATGVLPADTPRDQVLLRLVPLYLPVGLSGLFLGGCLAAAMSTVDSYFLVAAGNLVYDIYRPLVRQNLDDRQLIRYTRVAMLASAAVCVVLGVYFERIKEAWAFMATILTSTLLVPTLASLFLAGRPVPLAGALASWGGLLAVLLFYAVIHVWGAPDLDLETRRLDAVGLTLLREYALFAAVPVSALGYAVGRVLGRRP, translated from the coding sequence ATGGACCGGCACGTGACGCAGTTCCTCCGGCCCGTGGACCTGGCCGTCGTGGCGGCGTACCTCGCCTCGATGATCGCCATCGGCGTCCTCCTGGCCGGGCGCGTCAAAGCCTACCGGGATTTCTTCCTCGCCGGACGCTCGCTGACGACGCCGATCCTGGTCTGCACGCTGGTCTCGTCGTACTACGGGCTGGACTCCCTCCTGGGCGACAGCGGGGACGCGTCGCGCGAAGGCGTGGTGGTCTGGTTCACCTACGGGCGCCCGTACACGATCGCCCTGCTGCTCACGGGGGTGCTGCTGGCGCGCCGGCTCGCGGGCCGCGACGCGCTGTCGCTGGCCGACCTGCTGGGGCAGCACTACGGGCGGCCGACCCAGCTGGCCGCCGCCATCGCCTCCTTCCTCTACGCGCTGCCCGTGCTGGCCATCATGGGCCTGGCCGCCATCGGCGAGGTGATGTTCGGTCTTCCCCTCTGGCTGGGCGCCTGCCTGGGCAGCGCCGTCTCGGTCGTCTACGTGGCCATGGGCGGGGCCTGGGCGGACGTGCTGACCGACACCGCGCAGTTCGCCATCATGTGCGTGTCGCTGGCCGTGGCGCTGCCGTTCATCCTGGGCGCCGTGGGCGGTTTCGCCGGCGTCCGCGCCACGCTGGGCGAGGCAGCCTTCGCGCCGCTCGGCTCGGCCCCCCCGCTCTACACCGCCGCGTATGCCCTGACCGCCGTGAGCGTGCTCGTGGAGCCGCTGTTCTACCAGCGCATGCTGGCCGCCCGCGACAGCGCCGCCATCCGCAACGCGTTCCTGGTGGGGCTGCTCGTCTGGGGCGCCTACGACTGGGCCACCACCTCGGTGGGAATGGCCGGCGGGGCCATGATGGCCACCGGCGTGCTGCCGGCGGACACGCCACGCGACCAGGTGCTCCTGCGCCTCGTCCCGCTCTACCTGCCGGTGGGCCTCTCCGGTCTCTTCCTGGGCGGTTGCCTCGCCGCGGCCATGTCCACGGTGGACTCCTACTTCCTGGTCGCGGCCGGGAACCTGGTCTACGACATCTACCGTCCTCTCGTCCGGCAGAACCTCGACGACCGGCAGCTCATCCGCTACACGCGAGTGGCCATGCTGGCCTCGGCGGCGGTGTGCGTGGTGCTCGGGGTCTATTTCGAGCGCATCAAGGAAGCGTGGGCGTTCATGGCCACGATCCTGACCTCCACGTTGCTGGTGCCGACGCTGGCCAGCCTGTTCCTGGCGGGCCGGCCAGTGCCGCTGGCCGGCGCCCTGGCCTCCTGGGGCGGATTGCTGGCGGTGCTGCTCTTCTACGCCGTCATCCACGTCTGGGGGGCGCCGGATCTCGATCTGGAGACACGCCGGTTGGACGCCGTGGGGCTGACGCTGCTACGGGAGTACGCGCTCTTCGCTGCGGTGCCGGTGTCCGCGCTCGGCTACGCTGTGGGACGCGTCCTGGGCCGGCGGCCGTGA
- a CDS encoding N-formylglutamate amidohydrolase — translation MECSFPIVRRPPAGRRTPVLVSVPHYGTQPLPHITRDDYREPWFETFAYGFADTFAGDLYADLYQHGATVLATPFSRIFVDLNRRRDDFEHCDGEVRSRRGVVRTHTMRDVPIFARPLGLADLEARLRTLYDPYYATLEELLTDLRRTWGYAMLLDGHTGSPRRMKDHQVIIGTCHDATCDPQLAAAVAAVFRRHGFEVHQNVSGYAGGNIVATYGQPQARRVHALQLEINASLLITTTREEFIAQVTRGEIPAKAEANIARIRECLREVLAAVPAVLANVNGS, via the coding sequence ATGGAGTGTTCGTTCCCCATCGTCCGCCGCCCGCCGGCGGGCAGGCGCACGCCGGTGCTGGTGAGCGTGCCCCACTACGGCACCCAGCCGCTGCCCCACATCACCCGGGACGACTACCGTGAGCCGTGGTTCGAGACCTTCGCCTATGGCTTCGCCGACACCTTCGCGGGCGATCTCTACGCCGACCTGTACCAGCACGGGGCCACCGTCCTGGCCACCCCGTTCTCGCGCATCTTCGTCGACCTCAACCGGCGCCGCGATGACTTCGAGCACTGCGACGGCGAAGTGCGCTCCCGACGCGGCGTGGTGCGCACGCACACCATGCGGGACGTACCGATCTTCGCCCGCCCCCTCGGGCTCGCCGATCTCGAGGCGCGCCTGCGGACGCTCTACGACCCCTACTACGCCACCCTGGAGGAGCTGCTCACCGACCTGCGGCGGACCTGGGGCTACGCGATGCTCCTGGACGGCCACACCGGCAGCCCGCGGCGCATGAAGGACCACCAGGTGATCATCGGTACCTGCCACGACGCGACCTGCGACCCGCAGCTGGCGGCGGCCGTGGCCGCGGTCTTCCGGCGTCACGGCTTCGAGGTGCACCAGAACGTCAGCGGCTACGCCGGGGGCAACATCGTGGCCACGTACGGCCAGCCCCAGGCCCGGCGCGTGCACGCGCTCCAGCTGGAGATCAACGCGTCACTGCTGATCACCACGACCCGCGAGGAGTTCATCGCCCAGGTGACACGCGGCGAGATCCCGGCCAAGGCCGAGGCCAACATCGCCCGGATCCGGGAATGCCTGCGTGAGGTGCTGGCCGCCGTGCCTGCGGTCCTGGCCAACGTCAACGGCTCGTAG
- a CDS encoding TauD/TfdA family dioxygenase, producing MNIAIRPLHPVFVGEVCGIDVARPLAREEVAAIEAGMDRYAVLVFRDQRITDEQQMAFSRNFGPLEDARGGNITRPADRRLPVGMNDVSNLGRDGRPLAADSRQHWFNLGNLLWHSDSSFRAIPAKYSLLSARVVNPRGGNTEFADMRAAWDALDPETKADLEDLVCEHSLMYSRGALGMVDFTEEERAMFRPVRQRLVRTHPVTGRRSLYLASHAGAIVGMPMPEARILLRDLTEHATQPRFVYAHAWRQWDLVMWDNRQVMHRGRRYDQSQPRDMRRTTVAGDAPTVAQVPAGV from the coding sequence ATGAACATCGCCATCCGCCCGCTCCATCCGGTGTTCGTCGGGGAGGTGTGCGGGATCGACGTGGCCCGGCCCCTGGCGCGCGAGGAGGTCGCGGCCATCGAGGCGGGGATGGATCGCTACGCGGTGCTGGTCTTCCGGGACCAGCGGATCACCGACGAGCAGCAGATGGCGTTCAGCCGGAACTTCGGTCCCCTGGAGGACGCCCGCGGCGGCAACATCACCCGGCCGGCGGACCGACGCCTGCCCGTCGGCATGAACGACGTCTCGAACCTCGGCCGCGACGGCCGGCCCCTGGCCGCGGACTCTCGCCAGCACTGGTTCAATCTGGGCAACTTGCTCTGGCACTCGGACAGCTCGTTCCGGGCCATCCCCGCCAAGTACTCGCTGCTCTCCGCCCGGGTGGTGAATCCGCGGGGCGGGAACACCGAGTTCGCCGACATGCGGGCGGCCTGGGACGCGCTCGATCCCGAGACCAAGGCCGACCTCGAGGACCTCGTCTGCGAGCATTCCCTGATGTACTCGCGGGGCGCGCTCGGCATGGTCGACTTCACGGAGGAGGAGCGGGCCATGTTCCGGCCCGTGCGTCAGCGGCTGGTGCGCACGCATCCGGTCACGGGCCGCAGGTCGCTGTACCTGGCCTCTCACGCCGGCGCCATCGTCGGCATGCCGATGCCCGAGGCGCGCATCCTGCTCCGGGACCTCACCGAGCACGCCACCCAGCCGCGGTTCGTCTACGCCCACGCGTGGCGCCAGTGGGACCTCGTCATGTGGGACAACCGGCAGGTGATGCACCGCGGCCGCCGCTACGACCAGAGCCAGCCGCGCGACATGCGCCGCACCACCGTGGCCGGCGACGCTCCGACCGTCGCCCAGGTCCCGGCCGGCGTCTAG
- a CDS encoding amidase has protein sequence MLDVPFRPARQLAADITKKRIGCLELLDLYLARVDKYDGALNAVVVRDRDRARARARAADRALARGRAWGPLHGVPLTVKESFDVVGLPTTWGVPAFKDRIATTNAVVVDRLLGAGAVLFGKTNVPAYLADWQSFNAIYGTTNNPWDVSRAPGGSSGGAAAALAAGLTGLEAGSDIGSSIRNPAHFCGVYGHKPTWGIVPRTGQALPWQTAPVDIDVVGPLARSADDLSLALSVMAGPEPIEAAGWQLKLRPARQKRLRDFKVAFMPDAPGFPVDRDVGDRLQALADFLGRQRVRVDDRARPVIDTGEAWRVYVRLLRAATSDRQSDADFDTNVQIARGLAPDDERYFAWATRAAVLSHRDWLAANEARHRMRLAWARFFATWDLLLCPVAGTAAFPHDQQGERHERTIVVDGRRVPVTDHLFWAGFSGACYLPSTAVPCGFTPAGLPVGVQIVGPEYGDLTCLAFARLLEREFQAFVPPPGYA, from the coding sequence ATGCTCGACGTCCCGTTCCGTCCGGCCCGACAGCTCGCCGCCGATATCACGAAGAAGCGCATCGGCTGTCTCGAGCTCCTCGATCTCTATCTGGCGCGCGTCGACAAGTACGACGGCGCGCTGAACGCGGTGGTCGTGCGCGACCGCGACCGGGCGCGCGCCCGCGCGCGCGCCGCCGATCGCGCGCTGGCCCGGGGCCGGGCCTGGGGCCCGCTGCACGGCGTGCCCCTGACCGTCAAGGAGTCGTTCGACGTGGTCGGCCTGCCCACCACCTGGGGCGTGCCGGCCTTCAAGGATCGCATCGCCACGACCAACGCCGTCGTCGTGGACCGGCTGCTCGGGGCCGGCGCCGTCCTCTTCGGCAAGACGAACGTCCCTGCCTACCTCGCCGACTGGCAGAGCTTCAACGCCATCTACGGCACCACGAACAATCCCTGGGACGTCTCCCGCGCCCCCGGGGGATCCTCCGGCGGCGCCGCCGCCGCCCTGGCCGCCGGCCTCACGGGGCTGGAGGCCGGCAGTGACATCGGCTCGTCCATCCGCAACCCGGCGCACTTCTGCGGGGTCTATGGCCACAAGCCGACGTGGGGCATCGTGCCCCGCACCGGTCAGGCCTTGCCCTGGCAGACGGCCCCCGTGGACATCGACGTGGTGGGCCCCCTGGCCCGCAGCGCCGACGATCTCTCCCTCGCCCTGTCGGTGATGGCGGGGCCGGAGCCCATCGAGGCGGCTGGCTGGCAGCTCAAGCTGCGCCCGGCGCGACAGAAGCGCCTGCGCGACTTCAAGGTGGCGTTCATGCCCGACGCCCCCGGCTTCCCCGTCGATCGCGACGTGGGCGATAGGCTGCAGGCCCTGGCCGACTTCCTGGGCCGGCAGCGGGTGCGAGTCGACGATCGCGCTCGCCCGGTGATCGACACCGGCGAGGCCTGGCGGGTCTACGTCCGGCTGCTGCGCGCGGCCACGTCGGACCGGCAGAGCGACGCCGACTTCGACACGAACGTGCAGATCGCCCGAGGCCTGGCGCCCGACGACGAGCGGTATTTCGCCTGGGCCACCCGCGCGGCGGTGCTCTCCCACCGCGACTGGCTGGCCGCCAACGAGGCGCGCCATCGGATGCGCCTGGCCTGGGCCCGGTTCTTCGCCACCTGGGACCTGCTGCTCTGTCCCGTCGCCGGAACCGCGGCCTTCCCCCACGACCAGCAGGGCGAGCGTCACGAGCGGACGATCGTCGTCGATGGCCGGCGCGTGCCCGTGACCGACCACCTCTTCTGGGCCGGCTTCAGCGGCGCCTGCTATCTGCCGTCGACGGCCGTGCCCTGCGGGTTCACGCCAGCCGGGCTCCCCGTGGGCGTGCAGATCGTCGGGCCGGAGTACGGCGACCTCACGTGCCTGGCCTTCGCACGGCTGCTGGAACGAGAATTCCAGGCCTTCGTGCCGCCGCCCGGGTACGCGTGA
- a CDS encoding fumarylacetoacetate hydrolase family protein, translated as MKWCRFRSARTAAAYGVVEGHTVIEVAGSPFEGYTPTSTTLPLQEVTLLVPVMPPTFYAAGVNYREHVTEMAHRRGVKPEFPPQADVGYRANNALIATDEPIVIPRDATDQVQYEGELVVVIGKRCKRVSDAEALDYVFGYTIGNDVSERTWQRGDRTLWRGKNTDTFKPMGPWIVTGLDPDDLHVTIRLNGKTMFTYAVKDAIFGVRQFISRMSQYLTLCPGDVLWMGTDGPTENMKDGDVVEVEIPGIGVLRNPVVRER; from the coding sequence ATGAAATGGTGCCGATTCCGGTCAGCCCGGACGGCTGCGGCCTACGGCGTCGTCGAAGGCCACACCGTGATCGAGGTGGCCGGGAGCCCGTTCGAGGGCTACACGCCGACGTCGACCACGCTGCCGCTACAGGAGGTGACGCTGCTGGTGCCGGTGATGCCTCCGACCTTCTACGCCGCCGGCGTCAATTACCGCGAGCACGTCACCGAGATGGCCCACCGCCGGGGGGTGAAGCCCGAATTCCCGCCCCAGGCCGACGTCGGCTACCGCGCCAACAACGCCCTGATCGCCACCGACGAGCCCATCGTCATCCCCCGGGACGCGACGGATCAGGTCCAGTACGAAGGCGAGCTGGTGGTGGTGATCGGCAAGCGCTGCAAACGGGTGTCGGACGCCGAGGCGCTCGACTACGTTTTCGGCTACACGATCGGCAACGACGTGAGCGAACGCACCTGGCAGCGCGGGGACCGGACGCTGTGGCGGGGAAAGAACACCGACACGTTCAAGCCGATGGGCCCCTGGATCGTCACCGGCCTCGATCCCGACGACCTCCACGTCACCATCCGGCTCAACGGCAAGACGATGTTCACCTACGCCGTCAAGGACGCGATCTTCGGCGTGCGCCAGTTCATCAGCCGCATGAGCCAGTACCTGACGCTCTGCCCCGGCGACGTGCTGTGGATGGGCACCGATGGACCGACCGAGAACATGAAGGATGGCGACGTCGTCGAGGTGGAGATCCCGGGGATCGGCGTCCTGCGCAACCCGGTCGTGCGCGAGCGCTAG
- a CDS encoding Zn-dependent alcohol dehydrogenase: MRVTAAVLYDVNKPYSVEAVELDPPRRGEVLVKIEAAGVCRSDLHFQRGEATIALPAVLGHEGAGTVASVGDGVSVVKPGDRVILSFVPNCGHCHSCESGRPHLCDEHARTTGRLFDNTSRLHTLAGQDCAHMGKVACFAEYAVVPEMGCIPAPAALEFPQLALIGCSVTTGVGAAVFNARVQPGDRVAVIGCGGVGLNIVQGARLAGATTIVAVDVKDTALAFARQFGATHTVNPRRENAVARVQALTEGGAHYAFEAYGGGATTRMAVDMLRKRGTAVIVGIAPNGDAAPIEPVVLTRGEKTITGSYYGSAHPRQDMPRIADWVERGLLDVASLVTRRYRLAEINRAYEDIETDAVGRGVITFA, translated from the coding sequence ATGCGCGTCACCGCCGCGGTGCTCTACGACGTCAACAAGCCGTACTCGGTCGAAGCGGTGGAGCTGGATCCGCCCCGGCGCGGCGAGGTGCTGGTCAAGATCGAGGCGGCCGGGGTGTGCCGAAGCGACCTGCACTTCCAGCGGGGCGAGGCCACGATCGCCCTGCCCGCCGTGCTGGGCCACGAAGGCGCCGGCACCGTGGCAAGCGTGGGCGATGGGGTGAGCGTGGTCAAGCCCGGCGACCGTGTGATCCTGAGCTTCGTGCCCAATTGCGGCCACTGCCACTCCTGCGAGAGCGGACGGCCGCATCTGTGTGACGAGCACGCACGCACGACCGGCCGGCTGTTCGACAACACGTCCCGCCTGCACACGCTGGCCGGTCAGGACTGCGCGCACATGGGCAAGGTGGCCTGTTTCGCCGAGTACGCCGTCGTGCCCGAGATGGGCTGCATCCCCGCGCCGGCCGCCCTGGAGTTTCCCCAGCTCGCCCTGATCGGCTGCAGCGTCACCACCGGGGTGGGCGCCGCCGTCTTCAACGCCCGCGTGCAGCCGGGCGATCGCGTGGCGGTGATCGGCTGTGGCGGCGTCGGCCTCAACATCGTGCAGGGCGCGCGCCTGGCCGGGGCCACGACGATCGTGGCCGTGGACGTCAAGGACACCGCCCTGGCCTTCGCCCGGCAGTTCGGGGCCACCCACACGGTGAACCCCCGGCGAGAGAACGCGGTGGCACGGGTCCAGGCCCTCACCGAGGGCGGCGCTCACTACGCCTTCGAGGCGTACGGCGGCGGGGCTACCACCCGGATGGCGGTGGACATGCTGCGCAAGCGCGGCACGGCGGTCATCGTGGGCATCGCGCCCAACGGCGACGCCGCGCCGATCGAGCCCGTCGTGCTGACGCGCGGCGAGAAGACCATCACCGGCAGCTATTACGGCTCGGCCCACCCGCGCCAGGACATGCCGCGCATCGCCGACTGGGTCGAGCGCGGCCTGCTCGACGTCGCCAGCCTGGTGACGCGGCGCTATCGCCTGGCCGAGATCAACCGCGCCTACGAGGACATCGAGACCGACGCGGTCGGCCGCGGCGTCATCACCTTCGCCTGA
- a CDS encoding SDR family NAD(P)-dependent oxidoreductase, with protein MDPLSEFRLDGEVAVVTGGASGIGRVVAEAFAAVGARVAIFDVAASEGVHRVDVADEAQVREAFADVVARHGRLDVLFNNAGIAIRRPTTELALEDWNRVVAVNLTGVFLCAREAARHMLAGGRGGRIVNTASIMGFSGGGLYPNISYQAAKGAVVNMTRALAVEWASRGIRVNAIAPTWVRTPLTRSITDNPELVHRIEQMTPMGRLAEPHEMVGAVLFLASRASAMVTGHVLAVDGGFLAQ; from the coding sequence GTGGACCCGCTTTCCGAATTCCGCCTGGACGGCGAGGTGGCCGTGGTCACCGGCGGCGCCAGCGGCATCGGCCGGGTGGTGGCCGAGGCCTTCGCCGCCGTCGGCGCCCGCGTCGCCATCTTCGACGTGGCCGCGTCCGAAGGCGTCCACCGGGTCGACGTCGCGGACGAGGCGCAGGTCCGGGAGGCCTTCGCCGACGTCGTCGCGCGGCACGGCCGGCTCGACGTCCTCTTCAACAATGCCGGCATCGCGATCCGCCGGCCCACCACCGAGCTCGCGCTCGAGGACTGGAACCGGGTCGTGGCCGTGAACCTCACCGGCGTCTTTCTCTGCGCGCGGGAGGCCGCCCGGCACATGCTGGCCGGTGGACGGGGCGGACGGATCGTCAACACCGCGTCCATCATGGGATTCTCGGGCGGCGGCCTGTACCCCAACATCTCCTACCAGGCGGCGAAGGGCGCCGTCGTCAACATGACCCGAGCCCTGGCCGTGGAGTGGGCGAGCCGGGGCATCCGCGTGAACGCGATCGCGCCCACCTGGGTCCGCACGCCACTGACCCGCAGCATCACCGACAACCCCGAGCTGGTCCACCGCATCGAGCAGATGACGCCCATGGGCCGGCTGGCCGAGCCCCACGAGATGGTCGGGGCGGTCCTGTTCCTGGCCTCCCGCGCCTCCGCCATGGTCACCGGCCACGTGCTGGCCGTCGACGGTGGCTTTCTCGCCCAGTGA
- a CDS encoding MFS transporter has protein sequence MAVAAFRIRSFRFQWSADLLTSWAFEMESLVLGWYVLVQTGSVLWLTAFASLQYLGTLAAPMVGVLGDRLGGRVMLCAMRSVYASLAGLLTLLALTGLLTPAWVLVVAAFGGVVRPNDLVMRNTLIGETIPAAHLMGALGMSRATMDSARVGGALAGAGFSTALGIGPTYLFVTAFYLASLALTFGVSRRPLAPDPGAAPQGAALAGPSRWGDLKDGLVRVWTTPELLAMMLLAFLVNLTAYPVSSGLLPYAAQRVYQVDATGLGWLLASFSFGGLLASITTVMMGGARHPERSTLVCIVLWYALLLGFGHAGRLAVGVLALLLAGFVQNVAMIAMTATLLSTAGEGFRGRVMGVRMLAVYGMPLGLLGSGVLIEQIGFPLTITALSVSGLLFTVIIGIRWRPNLWSGRRQPGRAASVPQGVS, from the coding sequence TTGGCCGTCGCCGCGTTCCGCATCCGGAGCTTTCGCTTCCAGTGGTCCGCCGACCTGCTGACCTCGTGGGCCTTCGAGATGGAGAGCCTCGTCCTGGGCTGGTACGTGCTGGTCCAGACGGGCTCGGTGCTCTGGCTGACCGCCTTCGCTTCGCTTCAGTACCTGGGCACGCTGGCCGCGCCGATGGTCGGGGTCCTGGGCGACCGCCTGGGAGGGCGGGTCATGCTGTGCGCGATGCGGAGCGTCTACGCCAGCCTGGCCGGGCTCCTGACCCTTCTGGCCCTGACCGGGCTCCTCACCCCCGCCTGGGTGCTGGTCGTCGCGGCATTCGGCGGCGTGGTGCGCCCGAACGATCTCGTGATGCGCAACACCCTCATCGGCGAAACCATCCCGGCGGCTCACTTGATGGGCGCCCTCGGCATGTCGCGGGCGACCATGGACTCCGCGCGCGTGGGCGGGGCGCTGGCCGGAGCGGGCTTCTCCACCGCTCTGGGCATCGGGCCGACCTATCTCTTCGTGACGGCCTTCTACCTGGCCAGCCTGGCCTTGACGTTCGGCGTGTCGCGCAGACCGCTGGCCCCGGATCCGGGCGCCGCGCCGCAGGGAGCGGCCCTGGCCGGCCCCTCCCGCTGGGGGGACCTCAAGGACGGCCTGGTCCGCGTGTGGACCACGCCCGAGCTGCTGGCCATGATGCTGCTGGCGTTCCTGGTCAACCTGACGGCCTACCCCGTGTCGAGCGGGCTCTTGCCCTATGCCGCCCAGCGCGTCTACCAGGTCGACGCGACCGGCCTCGGGTGGCTGCTAGCGAGCTTCTCGTTCGGCGGCCTCCTGGCCTCGATCACGACGGTGATGATGGGCGGAGCGCGCCACCCGGAACGCTCCACGCTCGTCTGCATCGTCCTCTGGTATGCGCTGCTGCTCGGATTCGGTCACGCCGGGCGCCTGGCCGTCGGTGTCCTGGCGCTCCTGCTCGCCGGATTCGTGCAGAACGTGGCCATGATCGCGATGACGGCCACCCTGCTCTCCACGGCCGGCGAGGGCTTCCGCGGGCGGGTCATGGGGGTGCGGATGCTGGCCGTCTACGGCATGCCGCTGGGGCTGCTGGGCTCCGGCGTGCTCATCGAGCAGATCGGCTTCCCCCTGACCATCACGGCCCTGTCCGTGTCCGGCCTGCTCTTCACCGTCATCATCGGGATCCGGTGGCGACCGAACCTCTGGTCGGGGCGGCGGCAGCCCGGACGGGCGGCATCCGTGCCGCAAGGTGTGTCATGA